TACTCTGATGCCTTACACTAGAGACTTGAGTTGGGTGTGCACTGTGCTTCTTGACTCTTTGGAGTTGCCATTGGCATGTCTTTTGTTCAGTGTTCGGGTTTCGTTGTTCATTAGTTGCACCCTTAGTTGGATAATGGATCAGTGACATGTTCGTTTGGGTTATATTGTTGCTTGTATGATGGCAAGTGTGAAAGATCAATTCTCACTATCACATCTTTAGAAACCCTAGTGTTTCTGTAAACATGCCAGCGGTTTAGTTGCAACAACACTCCTTAACCTACGATCTACTATGAGTGCATGCCCTATACAGAATCGAGTTTGTGCGTGTTtggctttgttttatttcatgatttcttttctattgtaacagcccaagcccactgctagtagatattgtcctctttgaactttccctttcgggcttcccctcaaagtttttaaaatgcatctgctagggggaggctgggccgttacacatatttggagaggagaacgaaacattctttataagggtgtggaaacctccccctagtagacgcgttttaaaaaccttaaggagaaGCTCGatagggaaagctcaaagaggacaatatttgctagcagtggacttgggccgttacacatATTTATGGATGTATGAACCTTGAGTCGTGTTCTCTACTAGAGTTTGACTATGCTTCATTCTATACGTTTGTTGGGTTCTTTGatgcttatattttttttttaatgttttggcGTGGTCATGATTGTAAATCTTAAATGCAGAGCAAAATGATACACTCTTTCTTACTTGAggattgatatttttatagCTTAGTATTCACCTCAGTGCTTCAATGATAGCTTCTTGCTTCCAAATTTAGatcacttttcttcttctcataaCTTGTAAGCCTTACTTTCTGTAATTGTCAGATGACAACAGCTATTGCAATTGAGGATGTGAGAAgggaagtaaaaatattgcGAGCCTTGACGGGACGCACTAATCTAGTACAGTTTTATGATGCATTTGAAGACCATGATAATGTCTACATTGTAATGGAGTAAGCTTGAAGCACTTTACTCGTATATTACTTGATATgcttatataattaatatacgCTCCGAAGatccaacatttttttctcatagCTTTCTCGATTGGCCTTACGTCTTTAGAATCATGCGAAATGTCCTATGGTGTTTCGGCtgtacattttattttactaatgTAACATCCTGAACTTATAACGTTTGCATTTACTTCTGTGGACATTCAGGTTGTGCGAAGGGGGAGAGCTTCTAGATAGAATACTTTCAAGGTGGTAATTTTGGTAACAAATATCAACATTTCTTAGGTTTCTTAATCATTTAACTCGCACGATTTGTCTCTAACAGAGATtgtaataatgttttttagGGGTGGAAAGTACTCGGAGGAAGACGCAAAAGCGGTTATGGTTCAAATATTGACCGTGGTTGCATTTTGTCATCTTCAGGGTGTTGTGCATCGAGATCTGAAACCCGAGGTTAATCATATTCTCTACTTTTTAAGTACGTTTCATTGGTAATGACACAAGATGTCCTAGGGCACATTACAATTAACCACAACAGCTCTAAACGAATCACCCAACAGGCTTGTTCACTGTTTTCCCATATCCCAGCCCCACCAAAACTGCATTGTTTCCCTGATCTGATATCGGAATGTATAAAGCCGACCCTTACAGAACCTGATCATTCGTGACGTGTTTCCTGTTTTGGTTAATTGCCAGATGTTCATTGGCATAATTCAGTTGCAAGTTATCCTTTATATTTCCTCATCCGTCAGATgaagaagtaaaaaatttaggtTGCTATCCCTATGCTTGAGTAAGACAAAATTATGGAAGGgttatctttttatttctttgctAGTGATCAATCTTTTTAGtgatcagttggagagggaatttCTTCTTAGTGTGGAAACAtccgcgttttaaaaccttgagggaaagcccttgaaaggaaagcccaaaggggacaatatctactaacggtgggtttgggctgttacaaatggtatcagagccagacacagggcagtgtgccagcgaggacactgagccctCAAGTGcgatggattatgagatcccatttcggttggagagggaatctccttataaaagtgtggaaacctcttcctagcagacgcgttttaaaaccttgaggggaatcctttgaaggaaaaacccaaagaggacaatatccgctagcggtgggcttgggctgttacatccCATCCTCGTCTCTGCCCATGTAGTGTAATCACTGTTATCAAGGTCCACCAGCCAACTTGCTTCCATATTTGTTGTAGTCAATTGTAGATAGAagttttattcatttattttatatcctaatagtttaattttccCAGAACTTCTTGTATACATCTAAAGACGAGAACGCCCAGTTAAAGGCTATTGACTTTGGCCTATCAGATTTTGTCAAACCAGGTTCGTCTTATTTTCCAGGCTTTTGCTGTTGATTTCTCACATACTAGATAGATGGTGGTGttaattttgttgtcatgGCTTATAGATGAAAGACTTAATGACATAGTTGGAAGTGCATACTATGTGGCACCCGAAGTTCTTCATAGATCTTACGGTACAGAGGCCGATGTGTGGAGTATAGGCGTGATTGCATACATTCTTCTATGTGGTAGCCGTCCATTTTGGGCCCGTACCGAGTCGGGAATTTTCCGAGCAGTTTTGAAAGCTGATCTAAGTTTCGATGAAGGTCCATGGCCTTCATTATCTTCTGAAGCGAAGGACTTCGTCAAACGCTTGCTAAACAAGGATCCACGCAAACGATTGACTGCTGCTCAAGCATTAAGTATGCTCCTTTCTTCCCTTCTTATGATGTTGACTTAATGTCCTAACTCTCTGCAATGATCCTTTTGCAGGTCATCCTTGGATCCGGAATCACAACGGTGCAAAGGTCCCTATCGATATCTTAATATTCAAGCTCATGAGAATGTATATGCGGTCGTCGTCCTTACGTAAGGCTGCTTTACGGGTACGTACTCACATGTTTATTATATGAATGGATTGTTTTCCCCCCTTAGTTTAGAAGAAGAATATTTCCTGTTCTTTTCTGACCAATACAATTCTAGTTACGTAAATTTTAGCTTATATTGGCTTTGTATTCCCAACTTTTTCTCTTTAGAGCCATTAACTAGTTACAACAgataacacaaaaaaaatgatggtgtaacggcccaagcccacagctagcagaaattgtcctttttaggctttcccttttgggcttcccctcgaggctATAAAACgctctgctagggagaggtttccacattcatataaagggtgtttcgttctcctccctaaccaatgtgggatctcacaatccaccccccttcagggcccggcacccttgctggcactcgtttctttctccaatcgatgtgggactcccaccaaatccacccccttcggggcccaacatccttgctggcacatcgcctcgtgtctatccccttcggggaacaacctcctcgctgacatatgacccggtgtctggctctaatagcATTTGTAATGTCCCATGCCCACCCCTAATAGATATTTACccgggctttctctttcgggtttccccgcaaggctttaaaacgcgtctgctacaGGGAGGTTTCTatatccttataaagggtgtttcgttctcctccccaaccaatgtgggatctcacagaggGCGTGGAAGAAGAAGTCGAGAGTGTTGACACAGtcctattattattaaataaaggcAGTTCAActgatttcaaatattatgaatttatatatgATCCCATATAACTTTAATGTGTACTCTGCAGGCTGTATCCAAGACATTGACAGTAGACGAACTCACTTATCTAAGGCAACAGTTCGAATTGTTGGAGCCGAACAAAAATGGCTTTATAACTTTGGAGACGATTAAGATGGTTCGCGCTCGCTTTCTCATGCACGTGcacacacacaaacaaatGAAGTTAATGGTGGAAATCTAACATTGTCATCCTTATTTTGGACAGGGTGTCACGAAACACGCAACTGATGCGATGAACGAGTCCCGTATGCTTGATTTTCTTGCGAATGTAATCTTTTGCTGTTTTTCGCTCTGTGCAATAAGCTGTATTTATGTATGCTTACAAAGCTTGCACAATTCCTAGTTTCTACTAATCAGGGATTGTTTCCATGACAGTTAAATACACTTCAATACAGAGGAATGGATTTCGAAGAATTCTGTTCTGCTGCATTGAGCATTCATCAGCTAGAAGCACTCGACCGTTGGGAACAACATGCTCGTTGTGCGTATGAGATTTTCGAGAAGAATGGAAACCGAGCAATTGTCATAGAAGAACTAGCCTCTGTAAGCTGAAACGAAACCCTCCACTCGTAATGTTTCCAAAATTCGTCATGTCGTTCTTAGTTCGAGCTTTTAAATGAAATGTCGTCCTTCCTGTGTGTGGTAACTGTTAATCTCATGATATACCAAATTGTAGCAAAAGGGTTTTGTTATATCATCTCTCAAATATTGCAGGAACTCGGTCTTGGACCGGCCATCCCACTCCATGTTGTTCTTCAAGATTGGATTAGACACACCGATGGGAAGCTAAGCTTCCTTGGATTTGTGAAGTTGTTGCACGGCGTGTCGAGCCGAACGGTAGCAAAGGTATCGTGAGCCCCTCTTAGCCCATCTCGAGGTCATCTCAGTACACACATGAGAGGTATTGGTTGGATCTATCTCAAAGGGTCCTTGAAACACACCAGAAAGCAGCAAGTTTTGGAGCAGATTTATGAAGTTACTTGCTGAGGGCCAATTCTTTTGGGAGCTGTTTGGACCATTTCAAAAGCTCTATGGACAAATTCCCAAGAATGTTAACTTGAAATTCCACTATAAATGAAgatgtaatttattattattttttctttttttcttttttaccaaATAGTGTGATGATAGCATTGCCACTCATGAAGAACTACTAATACATAACTTCCAAacatttaaccttttttttttttcatttaaatttaatgtatgcttcattttttaccgaccaaaattcaaagaaaatgaagtatcacgtggcttgagtatttaaaaatactcaatacgTAGCTACAGTGTTGAGGTTGGAAAGTAATGTAATACAAACTTCATGATGGGActtatctttttataaaaacatttcatGACCTTGAACTCTACTTTCTAGTTTGGACAAAAATTGATGTGTTACTCTCTACACGGCCTACACATGCATGTATAAACTGACTAGGCGGGTGTATCTGTACCCACTAAGTCTGTCCTTCATCTAGCACACGCTATCGTAACCATGGAGCGAAAGGAGCCAGAATAATTTCCTGGCAAAACATAGGTAACACAATTTACGCGTCTATACTCATCATGACGAGAAAGTATCTTGATGCATGTGGCATACAAGATGCATGAAATCTCATTAGTCTCGAATCATGTCATATATGTATAGTGCAAGTCATACCTTCATTCTTTTCATGACGTAACGTCCTATGAGACATGTCATATCTTTCGTAATTAACATAGATGGATTTCTAATGTCCTATAAACAATAAGTGAATGTATTATACTacaaattctatttttctccAATTGGAATGTAGAGTTCAAGATGTTTTTAATGAAAAGATAAGTTCTACCATGAATACTTGTGTTTACTTCTTCTAACCCCAACAATAGGGCTATTTACcgaatattttcaaatattcaagtcatgtgctatttcattttcaagtaaagaCAAGACATCTTGTATCAATGACAATGTCAAAATCATAAAACCAAGGCTAGGTTAGTTACATTTCTGTTATTTGTCATTCATAAAACGAGGGCTAGGTTAGTTACATTTCtgttatttcaaaaatttaagttcATATCCTcgtaatattattattattattattattattattttgcgcATATTGTGCATGTGACGTccctattttattatatatatatatgtatggtGGTTACtgattaaatttgatttatgatTAAGGGGTGATAGGGTTGGTTGATTTGAGTTTGGTTAAATAGGCTTAGTAGACTTTAACCAATTGTTCGGGatacatatttattatattttctaccTAAATTAAGGCCAATggaaccattttttttttaaaaaaaattaattcttaaaaaaaaaaatcataattaaaaaataataatgtaaaagcatttataaacttaatttttaaggGTTAGctattaaattctaaatttgttGGTAACTACCGAATGTGGTATTGcatgaaatataaatgaataaacaacaaaagaagcatttattataatatatatttttcacctTCCCCATTTCCTCCTTCAACATACCcactaattataattttaaatatctaattattttattaagataaAACGAGCGAGGATCAAATACGTGGGTACCGGTGATCTTCACTCTtgttacaaatacaaatagGTAGCTTATCTATAACATAACGAATATAAGAAAGTATTGGACCCGTAAACATTTGAATATGGATTCTAAATTGTAGACCTATGGCGTTTTAAGTATTACAGCGAGACCTTTTCTAGTTGAAAATTGACGGCAATCGAGAGCATATAATTTACAAGACCTAATTTTTATGTCAATATCATATCAACACATTTTGggtatttaactaatttttatatCATCTTAGCTAGTTCTTAACGAGGTTTAAATGATTCGAGAATTCAACTAGTCTAGACTACCcaatcaaaacaataaaagttAGGTTCggttagttttttttcaattgggttgggttgaattttttgcgggttgacatttttttaatcggGTCAactcaataaattaaaaaatagagtttaACTAACGTTAGTGATGTGTTATGACTTGTGAATGTAcgcattttttttcttaataattgggttgggttagttTGTAAACTCTATTTAGGTTACTCGGGTTACAGAtccaaccaacttgaaattttggatcgacccaaaagatttttccaacTCGTGTACGTTTCTaaagctcttttttttttNTTGTAGAATAATACGATTTCGAGTTAATTATTGAAGTGGGGCAAACATGTTATGCATATAAGGTAGGTGGGATTGTTTTGGCATATGCTTGTGGGTCTtacattgtttttctttttccattaattaatttaatgtgcttttctttttctttttccaaattattcttttaatcacatttcaattatgttctattttcctttttaaaaaaatagaataatggTGTATGGACTTGAGCGttcataataaattcattaaaataatattcttatcagcatgaatttaaataaaataaagtaatgtCGTGATCTAACCTTAGGGTTGTTAAACCAAACATGAATGCAATTCCAACTTCACTTCTATGATCTAACCttagtgtaacgaccctagatttctactaacctaaagtcaTTATTGTATACATGACGTAACT
This sequence is a window from Cucurbita pepo subsp. pepo cultivar mu-cu-16 chromosome LG04, ASM280686v2, whole genome shotgun sequence. Protein-coding genes within it:
- the LOC111792739 gene encoding CDPK-related kinase 5-like, giving the protein MGICTSKPPSKPSPYASRDLDERRVDPSQTPKSASTPYRKDDLVAGKQSPFFPFYSPSPAHFFSKKKSQNSPLPGGGTESASSTPGRFFRRSFAPPSPAKHIRAVLARRLGKKAGSTAAIPEEGDEEGEIELDKRFGFSKELTSRLEIGEEVGRGHFGYTCSAKFKKGEHKGQQVAVKVIPKAKMTTAIAIEDVRREVKILRALTGRTNLVQFYDAFEDHDNVYIVMELCEGGELLDRILSRGGKYSEEDAKAVMVQILTVVAFCHLQGVVHRDLKPENFLYTSKDENAQLKAIDFGLSDFVKPDERLNDIVGSAYYVAPEVLHRSYGTEADVWSIGVIAYILLCGSRPFWARTESGIFRAVLKADLSFDEGPWPSLSSEAKDFVKRLLNKDPRKRLTAAQALSHPWIRNHNGAKVPIDILIFKLMRMYMRSSSLRKAALRAVSKTLTVDELTYLRQQFELLEPNKNGFITLETIKMGVTKHATDAMNESRMLDFLANLNTLQYRGMDFEEFCSAALSIHQLEALDRWEQHARCAYEIFEKNGNRAIVIEELASELGLGPAIPLHVVLQDWIRHTDGKLSFLGFVKLLHGVSSRTVAKVS